Proteins co-encoded in one Flavobacterium sp. M31R6 genomic window:
- a CDS encoding PstS family phosphate ABC transporter substrate-binding protein has translation MSRFKVYLILVSVVFIFFNCKKNENEDVNKETILKGKAEIYVDETIAPIVEDETMVFESQYDAKFTLISKSESEVLNSLFNKKAKIVVIARNLTKKELNIFEQRKIVPKITKFAIDGVAFVANKSSKDTLIALKDVIGFMKGERSSKIKGLVFDNPNSSTVSYMNNLADLSGLADKDVYTFKTNNEVLKFVSENDGMIGVVGVNWLSQPNPSMNSIINNINVLSVKGLNKEGYYSPSQNNFAEGTYPLLRDLYVVNCQGYDGLGMGFASFVAGDIGQRIVLKSGLLPYQIPTRKLNIIRGQSNNEKK, from the coding sequence ATGTCTAGATTTAAAGTTTATTTAATTTTAGTGTCTGTTGTTTTCATTTTTTTTAATTGTAAAAAAAATGAAAATGAGGATGTAAACAAAGAAACAATCTTAAAAGGGAAAGCGGAAATCTATGTGGATGAAACTATTGCCCCTATTGTGGAAGACGAAACCATGGTTTTCGAAAGTCAGTATGACGCCAAATTTACTTTAATTTCTAAATCCGAATCAGAGGTTTTAAACTCTCTGTTTAATAAAAAGGCCAAAATTGTCGTGATTGCAAGAAATTTGACTAAAAAAGAGTTAAATATTTTCGAACAAAGGAAAATAGTTCCTAAAATAACTAAATTTGCGATAGATGGTGTCGCTTTTGTTGCTAATAAATCGAGTAAAGATACTTTGATTGCTTTGAAAGATGTAATCGGTTTTATGAAAGGAGAGAGAAGCTCAAAAATTAAAGGTTTAGTTTTTGATAATCCCAATTCAAGTACCGTAAGTTATATGAATAATTTGGCTGATTTGAGTGGGTTGGCAGATAAAGATGTTTACACTTTTAAGACTAATAATGAAGTTTTAAAATTTGTTTCGGAAAATGATGGAATGATTGGTGTAGTTGGAGTAAATTGGTTGTCGCAACCTAATCCTTCAATGAATTCTATTATAAATAATATAAATGTGTTAAGTGTCAAAGGTTTAAATAAGGAAGGTTATTATTCGCCTTCACAAAATAATTTTGCCGAAGGAACTTATCCTTTATTAAGAGACTTGTATGTTGTAAATTGTCAGGGATATGATGGTTTAGGTATGGGATTTGCATCTTTTGTTGCTGGCGATATCGGACAAAGAATTGTTTTAAAATCTGGTTTACTGCCTTATCAAATACCCACTAGAAAATTAAATATAATACGTGGTCAATCTAATAATGAAAAGAAATAA
- a CDS encoding energy transducer TonB gives MKLDLIKNQWIEIVFEGRNKLYGAYVLRKSNRKTSMRALIIGSVLFSLAVSAPLIASYLPKGGDEMDTDIKITAVKLPPKKKVEDVKDLAPPPPPPPKQDQVKFVKPVVAKAEDVTEDPPKMEDIKDKKTGAETIKGDPDAPLTVEEVGNGPVVEVIEEDTSVHSLAGIEQKPEFPGGIEKFYQFVGKNYQAPEEEGLKGKVYVTFVVEKDGSLTDIKVVRDIGYGTGKEAIRVLSKCPKWLPGEQNGKKVRVLYSLPITIQSAE, from the coding sequence ATGAAATTAGATTTAATTAAAAATCAATGGATAGAAATCGTTTTTGAAGGGCGTAATAAGCTTTACGGAGCTTACGTACTTAGAAAATCGAATCGCAAGACTTCTATGCGAGCGCTTATCATTGGTAGTGTTCTTTTTAGCCTAGCAGTTAGTGCTCCGCTTATTGCGAGTTACTTGCCAAAAGGAGGTGATGAAATGGATACCGATATCAAGATAACTGCCGTTAAGTTACCTCCTAAGAAGAAAGTTGAAGATGTAAAAGATCTTGCACCACCACCACCACCACCACCTAAACAAGATCAGGTTAAGTTCGTGAAACCTGTTGTTGCTAAGGCTGAAGATGTTACTGAAGATCCACCAAAAATGGAAGATATCAAAGACAAAAAAACTGGTGCTGAAACAATCAAAGGAGATCCAGATGCTCCACTTACTGTAGAGGAAGTTGGAAATGGACCTGTGGTAGAAGTTATTGAGGAAGATACTAGTGTACACTCTTTAGCTGGGATTGAACAAAAACCTGAATTTCCAGGTGGAATTGAAAAGTTTTATCAATTTGTTGGTAAAAACTATCAAGCTCCCGAAGAGGAAGGTCTTAAAGGAAAAGTTTATGTGACTTTCGTTGTTGAGAAAGATGGATCATTAACAGATATAAAAGTTGTTAGAGATATCGGTTATGGTACTGGAAAAGAGGCAATTAGAGTTTTAAGTAAATGTCCGAAATGGCTTCCAGGTGAGCAAAATGGTAAAAAAGTGAGAGTACTGTATTCTCTTCCTATTACTATTCAATCAGCAGAATAA
- a CDS encoding biopolymer transporter ExbD: protein MAELNTGDGGGGKGGKVRSKKQNSKVDLTAMVDLAFLLITFFMLTTTLSKPQSMDLTLPDKEKDDTPQTNIKVDENRTMTLLLGENGKLVRYMGMLEKPLAAPKDYSYGKEGIRKELIARMETVKQYSTAKGKPNDGIIVIIKPSKKSTYRNLVDVLDEMAIVGVNKTGSYAIVNEFTPEEQKLLEVKK, encoded by the coding sequence ATGGCTGAATTAAATACCGGCGACGGTGGAGGCGGAAAAGGTGGCAAAGTAAGAAGTAAAAAACAAAACTCAAAGGTAGATTTAACTGCCATGGTGGATTTGGCTTTCTTATTAATCACGTTCTTTATGCTTACCACTACGTTGTCTAAACCTCAATCAATGGATTTGACGTTACCAGATAAAGAAAAAGATGATACTCCTCAGACTAATATTAAAGTAGATGAGAATCGTACTATGACATTATTGCTTGGTGAAAATGGTAAATTGGTACGTTATATGGGGATGTTGGAAAAACCTCTTGCGGCACCAAAAGATTATTCTTATGGTAAAGAAGGTATTCGTAAAGAATTGATTGCTAGAATGGAAACAGTAAAGCAATATTCAACTGCTAAAGGAAAACCAAATGATGGAATTATTGTAATTATCAAACCAAGTAAAAAATCAACATATCGTAATTTGGTTGATGTTTTGGATGAAATGGCAATTGTTGGGGTGAATAAGACTGGCTCTTATGCAATAGTTAATGAATTTACACCAGAAGAACAAAAATTGTTAGAAGTAAAAAAATAA
- a CDS encoding biopolymer transporter ExbD, which yields MAKIKMKKKSTSTDMTAMCDVAFLLLTFFILTATAKTPEVLPVDTPQSTVQTKLPADNLSTLTIGKANGKTAVFFDLKGKDVRKKALEFMADKYNVSFTEKESEEFGLMESFGVPIQNLKTILNMKAADRSKAGQPGIPKDSLDNQLKDWVLYSRKANIEVNDKELNFAIKGDAKEQYPAIKQVMDILQDQKVNSFNLVTGLRGKNF from the coding sequence ATGGCTAAAATAAAAATGAAAAAAAAGTCCACATCTACCGATATGACGGCGATGTGTGATGTTGCGTTTCTTTTGCTTACGTTCTTTATTTTGACTGCCACTGCTAAAACACCTGAAGTATTACCAGTTGATACTCCACAGTCTACTGTGCAAACAAAATTGCCTGCTGATAATTTGTCTACTTTGACAATTGGTAAGGCTAATGGGAAAACTGCTGTATTTTTTGACCTAAAAGGAAAAGATGTTCGTAAAAAAGCACTTGAATTTATGGCTGATAAATATAATGTTTCTTTTACTGAAAAAGAGTCAGAGGAGTTTGGATTAATGGAAAGTTTTGGTGTGCCAATTCAAAATTTAAAAACAATTTTGAATATGAAAGCAGCTGATAGAAGTAAAGCGGGGCAGCCTGGAATACCTAAAGATTCTTTGGATAATCAATTGAAAGACTGGGTATTGTATTCGCGAAAAGCAAATATTGAGGTTAATGACAAGGAATTGAATTTTGCAATAAAAGGTGATGCTAAGGAGCAATATCCTGCAATCAAACAAGTAATGGATATTTTGCAAGATCAAAAGGTCAATAGCTTTAATTTGGTTACAGGTTTAAGAGGAAAGAATTTTTAA
- a CDS encoding MotA/TolQ/ExbB proton channel family protein, producing MANVKVKKESTSNGGGMVSGIIIALCVFVGWLVWSQVMGDPSNFEGGDIEKGHPLNTLGQVYKGGFIVPVLLGMLLMVIVFSLERFFVIAKAAGKGNLDKFMQTVQVSIKSGDIDGAIATCDKQQGSVANAIKSALVKYQDVKKEGFNSEEASEVIHKEIEEVTSLEMPMLEKNMTIISSLVSLGTLGGLLGTVSGMIKAFGALATAGTPDQAALAVGISEALINTATGISTSITAIVAYNFFTSKIDDLTYSIDEAGTTIVNTYRHFRGSLKQ from the coding sequence ATGGCAAACGTTAAAGTTAAAAAAGAAAGCACTTCAAACGGAGGAGGAATGGTTTCAGGGATTATTATTGCATTATGTGTATTTGTAGGTTGGTTAGTTTGGTCTCAAGTGATGGGAGATCCTTCGAATTTTGAAGGGGGAGATATTGAAAAAGGACATCCATTAAATACATTAGGTCAAGTTTATAAAGGAGGATTTATAGTACCGGTATTATTAGGTATGTTATTAATGGTTATTGTGTTTTCTCTTGAAAGATTTTTTGTTATCGCAAAAGCTGCTGGTAAAGGGAATTTAGATAAATTTATGCAAACAGTTCAAGTAAGTATCAAATCTGGAGATATTGATGGAGCTATTGCTACATGTGATAAACAACAAGGTTCTGTTGCAAATGCAATTAAATCTGCGTTAGTTAAATACCAAGATGTTAAAAAAGAAGGATTCAATAGTGAAGAAGCTTCTGAAGTAATTCACAAAGAAATTGAAGAGGTTACTTCTCTTGAAATGCCAATGTTAGAAAAAAACATGACTATTATTTCTTCTTTGGTTTCTTTAGGTACACTTGGAGGATTATTAGGAACAGTATCTGGTATGATTAAAGCGTTTGGAGCTTTGGCAACTGCTGGAACTCCTGATCAAGCTGCACTTGCGGTTGGTATTTCTGAGGCTTTGATTAACACAGCTACAGGGATCTCTACTTCAATCACGGCGATTGTTGCTTACAACTTCTTTACTTCAAAAATTGATGATTTGACTTATTCTATTGATGAGGCTGGAACTACAATTGTAAATACTTACAGACATTTCAGAGGTAGTTTAAAACAATAA
- a CDS encoding helicase HerA-like domain-containing protein, translating into MSKEENFIQQINEGYLSQGESITLGGAILDGKALPNTFVKIPLKTLNRHGLIAGATGTGKTKTIQVLSEQLSSFGIPVLMMDIKGDFSGVAKEGEEKDFIKERHAKLNIPYSVSSFPVELLSLSKQEGVRLRSTVSEFGPVLFSRILDLNDTQAGVVSVIFKYCDDNKMPLLDLKDIKKVINYITDEGKDEIEESYGKISTSTTGTILRKIIELEQQGADLFFGELSFEIDDLFRLDENGKGYINIIRLTDIQDKPKLFSTFMLSLLAEIYQQMPEKGDADQPELVIFIDEAHLIFNEASKALLEQIETIVKLIRSKGIGIYFITQNPMDIPSGVLAQLGLKIQHALRAFTANDRQAIKQSADNYPTSEFYKTDEVLTSLGIGEAFVTALSEKGIPTPLVATMMRAPMSRMDILTDAEIQEINTKSKLVKKYSEVLDRESAYEMLNKKIESAQEKAIVPEEKKQESNEPSTASVVTKSVLKVVTSATFIRGAFGILSKMFKK; encoded by the coding sequence ATGAGCAAAGAAGAAAATTTTATTCAGCAAATAAACGAAGGCTATCTATCACAAGGAGAGAGTATAACGCTAGGCGGAGCCATTCTTGACGGCAAAGCATTACCTAATACATTTGTCAAAATTCCGCTAAAAACATTAAATAGACACGGACTAATTGCCGGCGCTACAGGAACAGGAAAAACAAAAACCATTCAAGTTCTTTCAGAACAACTATCCTCATTTGGCATTCCGGTATTGATGATGGACATAAAAGGTGATTTTAGCGGAGTTGCAAAGGAAGGCGAAGAAAAAGACTTCATAAAAGAACGTCATGCTAAATTAAACATCCCCTACTCTGTGTCGAGTTTTCCTGTAGAATTACTATCCCTCTCTAAACAAGAGGGAGTTCGACTTCGATCTACAGTTTCTGAATTCGGACCCGTTCTTTTTTCTAGAATTTTAGATTTGAATGATACACAGGCTGGAGTTGTTTCGGTTATATTCAAATATTGTGATGACAACAAAATGCCATTATTAGATTTAAAAGACATTAAAAAGGTCATTAATTATATTACCGATGAAGGAAAAGACGAAATTGAAGAAAGTTATGGTAAAATATCGACTTCGACTACAGGAACTATTTTAAGAAAAATAATCGAGCTGGAACAACAAGGTGCCGATTTGTTTTTTGGAGAACTATCCTTCGAAATTGACGACTTATTTCGTCTTGACGAAAATGGAAAAGGATACATTAATATTATACGACTAACAGACATTCAAGACAAGCCTAAATTATTCTCCACTTTCATGCTGAGTTTGCTTGCCGAAATTTACCAACAAATGCCCGAAAAAGGCGATGCAGACCAACCCGAATTAGTCATTTTCATCGATGAAGCTCATTTAATTTTTAATGAAGCCAGCAAAGCATTATTAGAACAGATAGAAACTATCGTTAAATTAATTCGTTCCAAAGGAATTGGTATTTATTTTATCACTCAAAATCCTATGGATATTCCAAGTGGTGTTTTGGCACAACTAGGATTGAAGATACAACACGCTTTAAGAGCATTCACAGCCAATGACAGGCAGGCAATCAAACAATCGGCAGACAACTATCCTACATCCGAATTTTACAAAACAGACGAAGTATTAACCAGTTTAGGAATTGGAGAAGCCTTTGTAACTGCATTAAGCGAAAAAGGAATTCCTACTCCACTTGTAGCCACTATGATGCGCGCTCCAATGAGTCGAATGGATATATTAACTGATGCTGAAATTCAAGAAATCAACACAAAATCCAAATTAGTTAAAAAATACAGTGAAGTTCTTGATCGTGAAAGTGCTTATGAGATGCTCAATAAAAAAATCGAATCCGCTCAAGAGAAAGCTATCGTTCCTGAAGAGAAAAAACAAGAAAGCAACGAACCGAGTACTGCAAGTGTCGTTACAAAATCGGTTTTAAAAGTCGTTACCAGTGCCACTTTTATTAGAGGAGCATTTGGAATACTGTCTAAAATGTTTAAAAAATAA
- a CDS encoding DMT family protein: MKAYATIGLLILSNIFMTLAWYGHLKFKELKWFENAGLISIVLISWGLALFEYCFQVPANRIGYEGNGGPFSLMQLKVIQEVITLVIFVLFSLLFFKNETLRWNHFVGFLCLVLAVYFIFKK; the protein is encoded by the coding sequence ATGAAAGCATACGCTACTATAGGTTTATTAATATTATCAAATATTTTTATGACATTGGCTTGGTATGGACATCTTAAATTCAAAGAATTAAAATGGTTTGAAAATGCGGGATTGATAAGCATTGTATTGATTAGTTGGGGACTGGCTTTATTTGAGTATTGCTTCCAAGTCCCAGCGAACAGAATAGGTTATGAAGGCAATGGCGGTCCTTTTTCACTTATGCAACTCAAAGTAATCCAAGAAGTAATTACATTAGTCATTTTCGTGTTGTTCTCATTACTTTTCTTCAAAAACGAAACCTTAAGATGGAATCATTTCGTTGGTTTTTTATGCTTGGTTTTGGCCGTTTATTTTATATTCAAAAAATAA
- a CDS encoding penicillin acylase family protein, with product MRNLKRALLVFIFLIIVLIGAFLIYRSYQKPKYEGDVYLKNIKKETTVYFDEFGVPHIYAKNSNDAMVALGYVHAQDRLWQMELLRRIAPGRLSEVFGSVALKNDKFFVGLGIEEASAKAISNLDKNSAAYQLMMAYLDGINQYLEEGVTPVEFQLLGVKKQKFTIKDVYNIFGYMSFSFAMAQKTDPLLTDIRNKYGMDYLKDFGIEGDFNTTKIKISKQKSQEYIAISKSIASLLDQSPVAPFVGSNSWVVAPPKTKNKKVIFANDPHIGFSQPGTWYEAHIDTPDFELYGCYLAGAPFPLLGHNREYAYGLTMFENDDVDFYQEENNPKNSNQYQTKKGFQDYEIRKKVIKVKDSSDVILNLKVSQHGPIMNDLLTGLKSNKPVAMSWIYTQQPIHSIEAIYAISHSRSIADFQNGVALIAAPGLNVMYGDAKGNVGWWATGKLYKHNNGVNTNFILDGANGKDDSLEYLDFSKNPSAVNPDWNYVYSANNQPEAIDGFAYPGYYLPEDRAKRITQLLDSKSDWDESSVGEMISDNTSAVGPGVVKKLISNLNPKSLSKTENEAIHILKSWNGSNDLNDVAPTIYNKWIFLYLKNTFQDELGDEGFKQFLGTHIMKQIVARQISNENSPWWDDVRTKNIKETRNQILAKSFEEAIAALENQLGNSPSEWKWEKVHSVEYQHPIGKLALFRPFFNVGPFEVSGSNEVINNQFFDFVDDGFYKVKGGPSSRRVIDFSDIENSWGILPTGQSGNPFSEHYADQAELYNAGKFRKMKLNKKEIIQSSTKLIFYPQKN from the coding sequence ATGAGAAACCTAAAAAGAGCCTTACTTGTTTTTATTTTTTTGATAATTGTCTTAATTGGCGCATTTTTAATTTATAGGTCATATCAAAAACCTAAATATGAAGGTGATGTTTATTTAAAAAATATTAAAAAGGAGACTACGGTTTATTTTGATGAATTTGGAGTGCCGCATATTTATGCTAAAAATTCAAATGATGCAATGGTTGCTTTGGGGTATGTGCATGCTCAAGATAGATTATGGCAAATGGAACTACTTAGACGTATTGCGCCAGGTCGCTTGTCCGAGGTATTTGGATCGGTTGCATTGAAGAACGATAAGTTTTTTGTGGGTTTAGGAATTGAAGAAGCATCTGCAAAAGCAATTTCGAACTTAGATAAAAATAGTGCAGCCTATCAATTGATGATGGCCTATTTGGATGGGATTAATCAATATCTTGAGGAAGGTGTAACTCCAGTGGAATTTCAATTATTAGGGGTTAAAAAGCAAAAATTTACCATCAAGGATGTATATAATATTTTTGGATATATGTCTTTTAGCTTTGCAATGGCTCAAAAAACAGATCCATTACTTACCGATATTAGGAATAAATATGGAATGGATTATCTCAAAGATTTTGGAATAGAGGGAGATTTTAATACTACTAAAATTAAAATTTCAAAACAAAAATCTCAAGAATATATAGCTATTTCAAAATCGATCGCGTCACTTTTGGATCAATCACCAGTAGCGCCATTTGTTGGAAGCAATAGTTGGGTTGTTGCTCCTCCAAAAACAAAGAATAAAAAAGTGATTTTTGCAAATGATCCACATATTGGATTCTCTCAACCTGGAACTTGGTATGAAGCACATATTGACACTCCCGATTTCGAATTGTATGGCTGTTACCTAGCGGGAGCACCTTTCCCTTTATTGGGTCACAATCGTGAATATGCATATGGTTTGACAATGTTTGAAAATGATGATGTCGATTTCTATCAAGAAGAAAATAATCCCAAAAATAGTAACCAATATCAAACCAAAAAAGGATTTCAGGATTATGAGATCAGAAAGAAAGTAATAAAGGTAAAAGATTCATCAGATGTGATTTTGAATTTAAAAGTGAGTCAGCATGGTCCCATTATGAATGATTTGTTGACTGGTTTAAAAAGCAATAAACCAGTTGCGATGTCTTGGATTTATACACAACAACCTATTCATAGTATTGAGGCGATTTATGCAATATCACATTCCAGATCAATAGCCGATTTCCAAAATGGAGTTGCGCTTATTGCCGCACCTGGACTGAATGTAATGTATGGCGATGCCAAAGGAAATGTTGGTTGGTGGGCAACCGGAAAATTGTACAAACACAATAATGGCGTGAATACAAATTTTATACTTGATGGTGCAAATGGGAAAGATGATAGTTTAGAATATTTAGATTTTTCAAAAAACCCATCAGCAGTCAATCCAGATTGGAATTATGTTTATTCTGCAAACAATCAGCCTGAAGCGATTGATGGTTTTGCTTATCCAGGCTATTATCTTCCTGAAGACAGGGCGAAAAGAATTACACAATTATTGGATTCAAAATCCGATTGGGATGAAAGTTCAGTGGGTGAAATGATTAGTGACAATACATCAGCCGTAGGTCCAGGAGTTGTAAAAAAGTTAATCTCTAATTTAAATCCAAAATCACTTTCCAAAACGGAAAATGAAGCTATACATATTTTGAAATCATGGAATGGTTCAAATGATTTGAATGATGTTGCACCAACAATCTATAATAAATGGATTTTTTTATATCTAAAAAATACTTTTCAGGACGAATTGGGTGATGAAGGATTCAAACAATTTTTAGGAACCCATATTATGAAGCAAATTGTCGCCAGACAAATTTCAAACGAAAATTCGCCATGGTGGGATGATGTTAGAACAAAAAACATAAAAGAAACCAGAAATCAAATTTTAGCAAAATCATTCGAAGAAGCAATAGCGGCTTTGGAAAACCAATTGGGTAATTCACCTTCGGAATGGAAGTGGGAAAAAGTACATTCAGTAGAATACCAACACCCAATTGGAAAATTAGCGCTATTTAGACCTTTTTTTAATGTTGGTCCTTTTGAAGTTTCGGGTTCTAACGAAGTAATAAATAATCAGTTTTTTGATTTTGTCGATGATGGATTTTATAAAGTAAAAGGAGGGCCTTCAAGCCGAAGAGTTATTGACTTCTCTGATATTGAAAATAGTTGGGGAATTCTGCCGACGGGGCAATCCGGAAATCCATTTAGTGAGCATTATGCAGATCAAGCCGAATTGTATAATGCGGGAAAATTTAGAAAAATGAAATTGAATAAAAAGGAAATTATACAATCTTCAACAAAACTTATTTTTTATCCTCAGAAAAATTAG
- a CDS encoding flavin reductase family protein, translating into MKNISKETISQMDKIEKLNLINSCTGFKSANLIATKSIEGNTNVAIFSSVTHLGSSPSLIGFIVRPTTVPRDTYKNIMETGYFTVNHITVDMIADAHHTSANYDSGISEFDKTNLEEEYKEGFNIPFVKGSPVQLYCKYVNEYIIKENDTIHIIASIEHIFFDETLEHKDGWLQLDKGNIVALNGVDGYFLPKLIDRFQYAQQNVPTKSFKKDKE; encoded by the coding sequence ATGAAAAATATTTCAAAAGAAACCATTTCGCAAATGGATAAGATTGAAAAATTAAATTTAATTAATTCATGTACCGGTTTTAAGTCTGCCAATTTGATAGCTACGAAATCTATTGAAGGCAATACAAATGTTGCTATTTTTAGTAGTGTCACCCATCTGGGAAGCAGCCCATCATTAATAGGTTTCATAGTTCGTCCAACGACCGTTCCAAGAGATACTTATAAAAATATTATGGAAACTGGTTATTTCACCGTAAACCACATTACAGTTGACATGATTGCTGATGCCCATCACACCTCTGCCAATTATGATTCTGGAATTTCTGAATTTGACAAAACCAATCTAGAAGAAGAATACAAAGAAGGTTTTAACATTCCTTTTGTAAAAGGAAGTCCGGTACAACTTTACTGCAAATATGTAAATGAATACATCATCAAGGAAAATGACACGATCCATATTATCGCATCCATCGAGCATATTTTTTTCGATGAAACTTTAGAACATAAAGATGGTTGGCTACAATTAGACAAAGGAAATATAGTTGCCTTGAATGGTGTAGACGGTTACTTTTTACCCAAATTAATTGATCGATTTCAATATGCACAACAAAATGTTCCTACAAAATCATTTAAAAAAGATAAGGAATAA
- a CDS encoding glycine zipper family protein, whose translation MKALYIVFTAMILFSCQNQQKVDLNKAKQVSIDSMKTVIEKQRIIDSMQTEFANAEKEKIEYQKEVVVVNKQSTAQAPTAKKKGWSGAAKGAVIGAGVGAATGAIISKKKGQGAIIGGLAGAGVGAGTGAIIDSSKK comes from the coding sequence ATGAAAGCTTTATATATAGTTTTTACAGCAATGATACTTTTCTCTTGTCAAAATCAACAAAAAGTAGATTTAAATAAAGCGAAACAAGTTTCGATTGACTCTATGAAAACAGTAATCGAAAAACAAAGAATTATAGATTCTATGCAAACCGAATTTGCAAACGCTGAAAAAGAAAAAATTGAATATCAAAAAGAAGTTGTTGTTGTAAACAAACAGAGTACTGCTCAAGCACCAACTGCTAAAAAGAAAGGCTGGAGCGGAGCAGCAAAAGGAGCTGTTATTGGCGCAGGAGTCGGTGCCGCAACAGGAGCGATAATTAGCAAGAAAAAAGGGCAAGGTGCTATTATAGGTGGACTTGCTGGTGCTGGTGTAGGTGCTGGAACAGGGGCAATTATTGACAGCAGTAAAAAATAA
- the kynU gene encoding kynureninase, translating to MDFKNTLEFAQQLDSQDHLHIYQDEFIFPKVNDKKVIYFTGNSLGLQPKRTKKYIDEVMDDWANLAVEGHFYAEKPWWDYQERFANPLSKLVGALPSEVTVMNTLTVNLHLLMVSFYRPTANRYKIICEEKAFPSDQYMFQSQVNIHGYKPEDVIVEIKRREGEHNIRLEDVLTKIEEVGEELALVLIGGVNYYTGQVFDMKTITEAGHKQGAYVGWDLAHAAGNIKLELHDWNVDFAAWCSYKYMNSGPGNASGCFVHEKHHNNKELPRFAGWWGHNKERRFKMEPVFDPVHGAGGWQISNLPILSLAPYLASVEMFDEIGMDELILKRDKITSYLEFILNEISKEVQGSFEIITPTEPSERACQLSVFLHGEGRSLFDYLMKNGVITDWREPNVIRLAPVPLYTSYEDMYHFGQILKKGILG from the coding sequence ATGGATTTCAAAAATACATTAGAATTTGCTCAGCAACTCGATTCACAAGATCATCTACATATATACCAAGACGAATTTATCTTTCCAAAAGTCAATGACAAAAAAGTAATTTATTTTACGGGTAACTCTTTGGGATTACAGCCAAAAAGAACCAAAAAATATATTGATGAAGTGATGGACGATTGGGCAAATCTCGCCGTTGAAGGCCATTTTTATGCCGAAAAACCTTGGTGGGATTATCAGGAACGTTTTGCTAATCCGTTAAGTAAATTGGTAGGTGCTTTGCCATCTGAAGTCACTGTAATGAACACGCTAACAGTGAATCTTCATTTATTGATGGTTTCATTTTATAGACCAACAGCAAATCGTTACAAAATCATTTGCGAAGAAAAAGCCTTTCCTTCCGATCAATATATGTTTCAAAGCCAAGTAAATATTCACGGATATAAGCCAGAAGATGTCATTGTGGAAATCAAACGTCGTGAAGGAGAACATAACATCCGATTGGAAGATGTTTTGACAAAAATTGAAGAAGTGGGCGAGGAGTTGGCGTTGGTTTTAATAGGCGGTGTGAATTATTACACAGGCCAGGTTTTCGATATGAAAACCATCACCGAAGCAGGACATAAACAAGGTGCTTACGTAGGCTGGGATTTAGCCCACGCTGCCGGAAATATTAAATTGGAACTGCACGATTGGAATGTCGATTTTGCTGCTTGGTGCAGTTATAAATATATGAATTCAGGACCAGGAAATGCTTCAGGTTGTTTTGTTCATGAAAAACACCATAACAATAAAGAATTGCCTCGATTTGCAGGTTGGTGGGGACATAATAAAGAACGTCGTTTCAAGATGGAACCCGTTTTTGATCCTGTTCACGGAGCTGGAGGTTGGCAGATAAGTAATTTGCCAATACTATCATTGGCGCCTTATTTGGCTTCCGTTGAAATGTTTGACGAAATTGGAATGGATGAATTAATATTAAAAAGAGACAAAATCACTTCTTATTTAGAATTTATTCTGAACGAAATAAGTAAAGAAGTGCAAGGGTCTTTTGAAATTATCACTCCAACAGAACCTTCTGAAAGAGCTTGTCAATTGTCTGTTTTCCTTCATGGCGAAGGGCGTAGCTTATTTGATTACCTAATGAAAAACGGTGTAATTACAGATTGGCGTGAACCCAATGTAATTCGTCTTGCACCGGTTCCTTTATATACCTCTTATGAAGATATGTATCACTTCGGACAGATTTTGAAAAAAGGAATTCTAGGGTAA